The Thermodesulfovibrionales bacterium genomic sequence TTCAGAAAAAGAGCCAAGGATAATAAAAATAAAAAGATTTGATATAAAACCAATGAGCCCTGAAGAAGCAGCTATGCAGATGGAACTTCTTGATAAAAATTTCTTTGTCTTTGAAAATGAAAGAACAGGACAGATGAATGTAATTTACAAAAGAAATGATGGAAATTATGGTCTTATAGAGCCAGCGAAATAATCTCTCACGGGCTGAGGTTTAAAGTTTTGCCTCAGCCTTAAAACAATCTTCATCTTAATCCCAGTACATCCTGCATATCATAAAGTCCGGGTGATTTAGAGACCAACCACCGTGCTGCCCTCAAAGCTCCCTTAGCAAAGGTATCCCTGCTTGATGCCCTGTGGGTGATCTCTATCCTTTCCCCTATCCCACCAAAAAGGACTGTATGTTCACCCACTATATCTCCAGCCCTTACAGTCTGGATGCCGATCTCCTTTTTACTCCTCTCACCTATCATTCCTTTTCTTTCATAAACAGCCACCTCTTCAATATTTCTTCCAAGTGCATCAGCTATCACCTGAGCCATCTTCATAGCAGTACCGCTTGGTGCGTCTTTTTTTAATCTGTGATGTGCCTCAATAATTTCCACATCATATTCATCGCCCAGAACTACTGCCACATCCCTTAGAACTTTTAGCAAAAGATTCACTCCAACACTCATATTTGGAGCCACCACACAGGGTATCTTAACTGCAAGACTTCTTAATTCCTCCAACTCTTGTTTTGAAAACCCGGTTGTACCTATAACCATTGCCTTTTTAAGCTCCACAGCAAGCCTTAAGTGTTCCAGTGTTACTGAGGGTGTGGAAAATTCAATAAGTACTTCTGCCTCCTTAATAGCATTCTGTGGCTCATCAGTGAGAAAGACACCTGTTTCTTTAAGTCCCAGAAGAAGACCTATATCCTTTCCGATGAATTCATGACCTCTCTTTTCAAGGGCTCCCTTTAACACAAAACCTTCTTCCTGAATACCGAGTGTTATTATCCTGCTGCCCATCCTGCCCAGTGCTCCTGAAACTGCAAAGGAAATCATAACCATACCTCCTTTAAAATTAATTTCGAAACTTACTTTTCTATTTCTGTCTGTTGTTCTTCTTCTCCGCTAATCTTCTGCTCGGGCTCCACAGGAACAGATATCCTGTATTCCTCAGATGCCCACCTGCCAAGATCAATAAGTTTGCATCTTTCAGAACAGAAGGGCCTCCAGGGATTTTCATTCCAGGTAGTAACTATCCTGCATACCGGGCATATAATATTCATATTGAATTTTAACATAAAATAATCTACCTAAAATAATTTTTATGCTAAAATAAATCATGCTACTTGGAGTGAATGTAGATCATGTAGCTACATTAAGGCAGGCAAGGCTTGCCAAGGAGCCTGATCCTGTTATGGCAGCTACCCTTGCAATACTTGGAGGAGCTGATGGGATAACAGTTCATCTCAGGGAAGACAGAAGACATATTCAGGACAGGGACCTCAGACTTCTAAGAGAAATTGTAACAGTTGAACTGAACCTTGAGATGGCGGCAACACAGGAGATGCTTAGGATAGCCATAGAGACAAAACCCGATCTTGTCACCATAGTACCTGAGAAAAGACAGGAACTCACCACAGAAGGGGGGCTCAATGTAAAGGACAATCGTAATGCTCTCAAAGAATTCATAAAAAAGATAAATGAACATGGTATCCCTGTTAGTCTTTTCATAAATCCATCAACAGAAGACGTTGATATCTCGAAAGAGATTGGTTCTCAGATGGTGGAGATTCATACGGGTATTTATGCTGATGCATCCTTCAGAAATAAACCTGAGGAATTAAGGAAAATACTAAATGCAGTCCAGAGGGCAAGGTCCGTTGGACTTGAAGTGAATGCAGGTCATGGCCTTAATTATCACAACGTAAAATCAGTGGCTCAAATCCCTGGTCTGAGAGGACTTTATATAGGCCACAGTATTGTGGCAAGGGCTGTTCTTGTGGGAATGAAAGAAGCCGTGAGAGAGATGAAGACTCTGATTGAATCAGCTACTAAATAAAGGTCTTCTGTGATAAAAGGAACAGGTATTGATATAGTAAAAATTGATAGAATTAAAAAGGCTGTAGAAAAATGGGGGGAAAAATTTCTTTCAAGGATATTCACTCAAAATGAACTAATATACTGTTTTCAGAAGAATCCTCCCTATGAATCCCTTGCTGTAAGATTTGCTGCAAAGGAAGCCTTCTTGAAAGCAATAAATAAAAGACTCAGTTTCAGTTCAATTGAGATAAAAAATGAACCATCTGGAAAACCTTATATCTCTGTAAAAGATAATCTCCCTGAGAATTTAAGATTTCATATCAGCCTCAGCCATGACACTCAGTATGCAGTTGCCGTAGTAATTGTGGAGGAGATTTCTTGAAGATTGTCACGTCTGAAGAGATGCACCTGATTGATAAAAAAACCATTCAAGAATATGGTATTTCTGCTCTTAATCTTATGGAAAGGGCTGGTAGAGCTGTAGCCCTTAGGATCAAAGAGTTTTTTAAAAAGGGTAATGTCATGGTTATAGCCGGTCCGGGAAATAATGGTGGAGATGGACTCGTTGCTGCCAGGTATCTTAAAAAATCTGGATTCAATGTAAAGGTCTGCCTTTTATTCGATAAAGATAAACTCAGCCCTGAAGCAAAGATACAACTTGAAAGACTAAAAAAAGCAAAAATACCCTTTAAAGTAAGCAGGGATTTAAATAAAGATGACCTCAGAAAGGTGATAATAGTGGATGCCCTTTTTGGAACAGGTCTTAAAAGAGAGATATCCGGTGACCTTGCTCAGCTTGTTGATAAGATTAATTCATCTGGAAATCCTGTGGTAGCAGTGGATATTCCCTCCGGAATATCCTCTGATGACGGCTCTGTAATGGGAAAGGCTATCAGGGCTGATCTTACAGTGACCTTTGGTCTTCCAAAAAGAGGGCATATTTTATTCCCTGGTGCAGAATACACAGGGAAACTTTATGTAGAAAACATAGGATTTCCCGAAGAACTTCTCAATGCACCTTTTATAAAGACAGAACTTCTTACTGAGGATTATATAAGGGCATTGATTCCTCAGAGAAAGAGATATTCTCACAAAGGGACCTACGGACACGTTCTTATAATTGCAGGCTCAAAGGGAAAGACAGGCGCCTGCCTAATGGCAGCACGTGCCGCTCTGAGATCAGGGGCAGGCCTTGTAACAATGGGTGTTCCTGAGACATTACTTTCAGTATTCCAGTCAAGGGTTAGTGATGAGATGTGCCTCGGTCTTCCTGACAGCGGTGATGGCATATTACGCAAAGAGGCATTAAAGGTCATTTCTGACTTTTCAGAAAAAAAGGCACAGGTCATTGCAATTGGTCCAGGTATGGGTGTAACAGAGGATACAAAGGAAATAATGAAGGGATTGCTGCATTCAATGAATATTCCGCTCGTTATTGATGCTGATGGAATAAATTGTCTGGAAGGTCTTACTTTTTTACTTAAAAACAAAAAGCAATGTGTCATAACACCCCATCCAGGAGAATTCTCGAGACTCACAGGTATATCCAGGGAAGAGATTGAGAAAAGAAGGATAGAGCTCTCTTCAGAATTCTCTCTAAAATATGGTGTTACAACTGTGCTTAAAGGAGTACCAACTGTAATTAGCCATGAGGGTTATTCTTATATAAACACTACAGGAAATCCGGGAATGGCAAAGGCAGGAAGTGGTGATGTTCTTACAGGGATAATTGCAGGTCTTATGGCCCAGGGTCTTTCACCGCTCAATGCCTCTATTCTTGGTGTCTACATGCATGGTCTTGCAGGCGATATAGGCTCAAAAGAAAAAGGCCTGTGGAGCCTTCTTGCCTCTGATATAATTGAATATATACCCGGTGCCTTTAAGGAGCTAACCTGTGAATGACCTCATTGTGCCAGAGATCTTTCCAGAAAATATAAAGGCCTTTTTTACAACAAAGGAAAGCCACGACCATATATATCAACTCAGTTACCCAGTATACAAACCAATTCAGAGACATACTTCAGAGGTAATTATCCTTGATGGTATGGAAAGAAGGGTTGCTGATGGAGTGATTACTGATAGAAAAGGAATAGTCCTTGGAGTAGAGACAGCTGACTGCCTTCCCATTCTTCTCTGTGACCCTTCCATACCTGCTGTAGGTGCAGTACATGCAGGATGGAGGGGAACTGCTCAAGGCATAATTAAGAATGCTATAAAAAAATTTAAAGAAGTCTTCTCATCTGATCCATCAAGGATACTGATGGCAACAGGTCCATCAATAGGTCCTTGCTGCTATGAGGTGGAACAATCTGTAATGGAGGCAGTATCTTCACAGACAGGTTCTTTTTATACAGAAAGAAAGGGTAAGTACTATATTGACCTTGTCATGGAAAATATAATACAGGCAGTTTCAGAAGGTCTTAAAAGAGAAAATATCTGGCATTCAGGAGAGTGCACACGATGTTCCAATGAGAGATTCTATTCTTACAGATATCACGGAAAACTTGCTGGCAGGCAAGGAGGATTCATCCTTATTGAAATTTAATCTCAATTGTGGTAACTTTGAATAAGAAACCCCTGAGTGCAGGGTTTAATTCTTCAGGCCACTCAATGGTGGCAGAAGGAGGCCCCAATTGAAAGAACAGGAAATAATTGAGCTTCTAAGAAAAGAAAACGAGGAATTCAGAAGACTCGAACAGGAACACAGAAATCTTGACAATACCCTAAAACAACTGGAATCAAAGAGATATCTAACAAGTGAGGAAGAACTTGAGATACATAATTTGAAAAAACTAAAACTTTCAAAAAAAGACAGAATGCTTGAGCTTATAGAAGAATACAAAAAGAGCCATTCTTTAAATTAATTTTTTATTTTATATAAAATTTCTAGCTCATAGCGGGAGGATTTTTATGCCTTTAAGAAGTTCACGGATAAAAAAAGGACTTGAAAGGGTTCCCCACAGGGCACTACTCTATGCCACGGGCCTTCCTAAATCAGAAATCAACAAACCCTTCATAGGGGTTGCATCAAGTTTTACAGACATCATTCCGGGACATATAGGTATGAGAGATCTTGAAAGATTTATTGAAAAGGGTATTCACACTGGAGGAGGCTATCCCTTCTTTTTTGGAATTCCAGGAATATGTGATGGAATAGCCATGGGACACAGAGGGATGCATTACAGCCTCCCATCAAGAGAATTGATAGCTGATATGGTTGAGACCATAGCAGAGGCCCATCAGTTTGATGGTCTTGTTCTTTTAACTAATTGTGACAAGATAACACCAGGTATGCTAATGGCAGCAGCAAGGATAAATATTCCATCAATTGTTATAACAGCAGGACCTATGCACTCAGGGCTTCTTAAAGGCAAAAGACTCTCCCTTGTTAACGATACCTTTGAGGCGATAGGGAAATTCAAAAAGGGCCTGATATCAGAAAGGGAGCTTGAACAGCTTGAACTCTGTGCATGCCCAGGACCGGGTTCCTGTCAGGGAATGTACACAGCAAATACAATGGCCTGTGTAACGGAGGCACTGGGAATGAGCCTTCCAACCTGTGCCACAAGTCTTGCAATCACCTCCCATAAAAGAAGGATTGCCTTTGAGAGCGGAAGAAGGATTGTGGAGCTTGTAAGGAAAAATATCAGACCGAGGAAGATAATGACAAGAAAGGCTTTTGAAAATGCTATAAGGGTCGACCTTGCACTTGGCGGTTCAACAAACACAGTTCTTCATATCCCTGCAATAGCCCGTGAAGCAGGAGTTGAGCTTCCCCTTGAAGTATTTGATGAGCTGAGCCGTACAACCCCTCATATTGCCAATATGCTTCCAGGAGGAGAACATTTCCTTGAAGACCTTGATGCTGCAGGAGGAATACCTGCTGTGCTTAAAAGACTAGGAAAACTGATTCATAATACAATGACACTCAGCGGCTTTACAACTCACCAGATTGCCGAGAGGGCAGAAATCTATGATGAGAATGTAATTAGGCCTCTTGAAAAGGCTTATCATAAAGAAGGTGGTATAGCTATTCTCAGGGGAAATCTGGCACCTGATGGAGCTGTTGTTAAGCAATCTGCTGTTAGCCCAAAGATGATGGTCTTTGAAGGAGTTGCAAAGGTCTACGATTCAGAAGAAGAAGGCATGAAAGCAATTCTTAATGGAGAGATCAAGCCAGGTGATGTTGTTGTGATAAGATATGAGGGTCCGAAAGGAGGTCCTGGCATGAGGGAGATGCTTTCACCAACAGCAACCATAGCAGGTATGGGACTGAGTGAATCCGTTGCACTTATTACAGATGGCAGGTTCTCAGGTGGAACAAGGGGTCCCTGTATAGGTCATATATCGCCAGAGGCAATGGAGGGAGGACCTATTGCAATAATCCAGAATGGAGACAGAATAAAGATCGATATTCCAAAAAGAAAGATTGACCTTCTTCTTTCTGAAGAAGAAATAAAGAAGAGACTTTCCAAATGGAAACCTCCAAAACCAAAGATAACAAAGGGATGGCTTGCAAGATATGCAAAGCTTGTAACATCTGCAGGCACAGGTGCTGTAATGAAGGAAGAGTAAGCCTTTATATACCAGAAATATTCACCTATCTTACAAAGAACAGAAATGCCTTGAAATGAAGAATGATAAAATGGAATTACTCAATTATGAGTATATTGAATCGTGAAGATTAAAAGAGTCCGAGCTGCCTTTCTTTTTCATATCTATCTGGTAAATAGAGTGTTTCTACAAATTCCTCTTTAATCTCTGATAAAAAGGAGGAAGGTTTCTGAATCTCTGTCTTACCATATAGCTTTCTTCTTCTTGCCTGAAGAAGGTATAATTCTTCCTTTGCCCTTGTCATGGCTACATAAAGGAGTCTCCTCTCCTCTTCTAAATTTTCTGGCTCAATAGGAATCAGACCTTCCTCAAGGCCTGAAATAAAGACTACCCTGAATTCAAGACCCTTAGACATATGAATTGTAAGAAGCCTCACACCCTCAGCCTGAAGCCTGTCTTCTTCAGGACCCGTAAGTTTAAGCCAGCTTATAAGGTCATCAGTTGAAGATGGAATATAATCAGCCATCAGGGAATTTATTATTTTATATTTTTTTCTCAGTTCTGATATAAGCAATTCTAAGGGCTTATCCTTATTTTCTTCAAGATAGAGAATTATTTCTTTTATAGAATCTATAAAAGTCCTTCCCATGGCATAACAGGGTATACCTGCCTTTTTTAATTCAGACTCCATTGCTAACACCTGATTATTTGTCCTAAATAGTACTGCAAAATCGGAGAAAACATAATCACTCCTTTCGGCAACATCCATACCTTTCATAAGGCTGTAATGGCTCATGCCGCCCATCCTTTTTTCTATCTCCTTAACAATAAAATCAATCTCAGCCCTGTCATCAGGCAGGGAAACTATCTTCACAGGGAGTCCCTCTCTTTTGATACTCACAATATTTCTAGGTATCCTCTCTTTATTATTTTCAATAAATGTTTCTGAAGCCTTAACTATAAAAGGCTGGGATCTGTAGTTTTTATCAAGAACAATTTTTACAGCATGAGGATATTCCTTTTCAAAATTGATAAAATTCTCTACATTTGCTCCCCTGAAGCTATAGATTGACTGATCAGGATCACCAACAGCAAATATTTTATCCACAGATAGCATCTTTAGCATTTTGAGCTGAAGAGGATTAATATCTTGATACTCATCCACCAGTAGATACCTCATAGTTCTGCTATATCTACTCTTAAAAGATGGATCGCTCAGTAGCTCTATTGCCCTTATTAAAAGATCATCATAGTCAAGGGCTTTTTTTTCAAGAAGAATTTCATAATAATCGTTAATTATCTTTTTAAGCTTCTCGTCAGGTTTATCAACGAGATTCTTTACCCTTGATATCCTTTCAAGGATAACTGATGGCTTTCCCGCACCAGATATTCTTTTAATGAGCTCTATCTGTTCTTCCCTACTGATAATATAAAAATCTTCACCACTAAATTCTCTTAAGAGCCTTAAACCTAAAAGGTGAAAGGTTCCAGCAAACAATCCATTGAGTCCTCCGTAAAAAGCTCTTATCCGTTGTTTGAGCTCAGAGGCTGCCCTGTTTGTAAAAGTAAGAGCACATATTTCCTCAAAACTTAAGCCCTTTGCTATAAGATAGGCAATCCGCCTTACAATTGTAAGGGTCTTACCTGTACCTGGTCCTGCTACAACAAGTACAGGACAATCAGGTGCTGTAACAGCATGTCTCTGGGATTCGTTTAAACCCTCAAGGATTATTTCTATATCCATCTGCCATCAGTCTCTTTATAAACATTGTTCCATAACTTCCCCTCTTAAGCTCAAAATGAAGATAAAGGGCCTTTCTGTTTTGATAAACCTCATCATCTCTGATATCATAACCCTTCAGATCAGGTATTACTACAAAGGGTCTCGGTGTTGAACTGAAAAAGGCTGCTCTTATTTTTTTAAGATTAAACATTGAAGGCTTGAGTTCCATTTCTTTAAGGATATTATTATAAATCACCTCTGTCAGCTCATCGGGCATCTGTGCTTTATGAGAGGCTGTCGGGATAATCAAACTTCTGAGATATTCAAAGGACTGAGGTTTTCTGTAAAATAGATAATCCCAGTAATTACCCCTGTATCTAATAATCTCATCACCATAAATCATGACTATCCTCTCTGCCATCTTATTCCAGATATAGGATTGAAAGGCTGCGAAGAAAATAGAGAGTTCATATCCCGGGATAGTCTGAATAATCTTGAGAAAAGGTTTTTCTTCTTTTTTGCTTAGGATCCTGAATGCCCTTTTTTCAATAGAGGTTTTTGCTTTTTTCAGACACTCATCCCACTTTCCCCAGTTCTCATAGAAAAACCTCTTTCTCTCTTTTTCCTCCTTCCTGTCCTCTGGATGTACTGCCGTAAGATATATCTTCACTGCACCATTATAATGTTTTTTTAATATTTTTTCTGCAATAAATCCCTGTTCTCTGGAAAAACTTCCGAATCTCTGGTCATCAAAGTAATTTGGATATCCATACTGTTTTACCCACTCTATCTCTCCGAGAGCCTTTTCAGCTTCTTCTTCTTTAAGGTCTCTTACAACGATTTTAAATTCATTTGCCTCAATAAGGTCAGGTCCCATGGGTCTGTCCATGTCACCAACGTATTTCAGACTAAAGGATTCTTCTTCTCTCTCTCTCAATGAGGTATCATCAATGGTTATATACTGAGAGGTAAGGCCATATCTATCCTTTTTACCTCCATAGGAAAACCTCTGAAAGGAAATACCAAAGGCCTTTGAAAGTTTCAAGAGAAGATCCAGAGTATTGTATCCTTTTTTTGTAAGTATATAAACCTTGAATCTTCCACCTTTTCTCAATGGTAGCTTTGCCTTCTCCTGAACAACAAAGTCATCCGGTTTCACCTTTATCTTCATAAATTTTTAGGATAAAAATAGTAATAAAGATTTTCAAGATACTTTCAAAAATATGGTATGCCTCTTTAAAAAACCCAAGGATTTGAAATTAGGAAAGATTTAGGCACAATCACTTCATTATTCCTTTAACTCTTAACAAGTCTACCGCCCCTGGGAATTACAGCTATTCCTGAATGGTCTATATGACATCTGAACCTGTCTTTTTCAGGCTCAAAACCTATCCTTTCGCCTTCCTCTATTGTATTAAGTTTATCAACTATCAATCTCTTTAAAGCTGCACCCTTTTTTATAACCACATCATCCATTATTATGCATTCCTCAATTGTCACATCGTCTTCTATCACAACCCCGCTCCTTATTACAGAATTTATTATCTTCGCCTTTCCAACTACTGTTCCCTCAGCAATTATACTGTTCATTATATCAGCCTTCAATATTTTTGCCGGTGGAAATTCTGAACTTGATGGATGTATGGGCCAGAGTCTGTTATTCAGTTCAAACAATGGTTTTTCTCCAAGCATATCCATATGTGCATTAAAATAAGCCGCTATTGTCCCCACATCGCGCCAGTAACCTTTTTCTTCGTAATCTCTTGTGCCAGGGATTATATTTGTACCAAAGTCGTAGGCAAATACCTTTTTTGTCTCAACAAGGTCAGGTATAATATGGGCACCGAAATCATGCTGTTTTTTATTCTGAGCCTTGATTAATGATTCAATAAGTACATCTTTATTGAATATATAATTTCCCATTGACACATAGGCCATCTTCGGATTATCGGGCATAGGTGAAGGTTTTTTAGGCTTTTCCTGAAAGCCGGTGATCCTCTTTTCCTGATCAGAAACTATAACACCAAATTGTGAAGCTGTCTCAATGGGAACAGGTCTTGCGGCAACAGTTACAAATGCATCCTTCTCAAGATGAAAATCTATCATCTGTCTTATATCCATTCTGTATATATGATCAGCACCAAAGACTATAACAAGTTCAGGATTGAGCTGTTGAATAAGATTGAGATTCTGAAATACTGCATCAGCAGTTCCCTGAAACCACTCAGGACCCATCCTCATCTGAGGCGGAACCACAGTAATAAAATGTTCCTTAACAAGGGGAGACATCACCCAGTTTCTTCTGATATGTTCTATCAAAGACTGGGATTTATACTGCACAAGGAGATACACTGAATAAATATGGGAATTAATAAGATTGCTCAATACAAAATCCACTATCCTGTAACGACCACCGAAGGGAACAGATGGTTTTGAACGAAAGGCTGTTAGCGGAAAAAGCCTCTCGCCTTTACCACCAGCAAGCACAAAGGCAAGCACCCTGGGATGGGGCATATTTAACTCCTTTAAGTTTTTTATTATTTATAGCAGAGGTTTAAACATCTGTCAAGTCAGTGCTTCTAATATTTAGAACAAAGTGTTCCCTGAGCCTGAAGAAATCGGAGATTTTGGTTGAGGTATTTTCGTTAAGCACATCTTCCCTCTTAAATATTGAACATATGATTTCTATCGTCAGATAGAAAAGTTATGTTAAAATTATTCATGCAGCAGAAGATAATGGCACTTATTGAAGGAAGATTATCAGATCCCTTTGAAGTCCTCGGTACTCATAAAAAAGGAGAAAAGATAATCATCAGAACCTATCTTCCACATGTAAAGAATGTCTGGCTTTTGATTGGTAAAAAAAAATACAGATTTAAGGAGATAGAAAAAGGACTCTTTGAGTTAGAACTTGAAGAACTCAAGGAGAAACATTATAAACTAAAGACTATTGATTATAATAACCTTACAGAAGAGTTTATTGATCCCTATTCATTTGATAAACCTATTCTTGGTGACCTTGATCTTCACCTAATTAATGAAGGAACCCATCACAGAATATATGATAAACTTGGTGCCCATATAATGGAGATTGATGGAATCAGAGGAACTCACTTTGCTGTATGGGCACCAAATGCTGAAAGGGTGAGTGTAATTGGAGATTTCAATAGATGGGATTCAAGAATACACATGATGAGACCATTAAAGAGCTCTGGAATTTGGGAGATATTCATACCAGGAGTAAAGGAAGATTCACTTTATAAATACGAAATCAGGTCAAAATACCACAACAACATTATCAGAATTAAGTCCGATCCCTTTGCCTATTATTCGGAATTGAGACCAAAGACTGCTTCCATTGTTGTAAATCTAAATTCTTATAAATGGAATGATGACGAATGGATGGAGCGAAGAAAGTATTCAAATCCCTACGAATCACCCATCTCAATTTATGAAGTACACGCTGGCTCATGGATGAGAGTTCCTGAGGAAGGAAATAGATTTCTTAATTATAGAGAACTTGCCCACCATCTCATACCATATGTAAAGGAAATGGGATTTACCCACATTGAGCTGATGCCTATTACAGAACATCCCTTTGATGGATCATGGGGTTACCAGACAACGGGTTACTATTCAGCAACAAGTAGATATGGAAGGCCTGAAGACCTGATGTATTTTATAGACCAGTGTCATCAAAATGGAATAGGTGTAATACTTGACTGGGTTCCATCCCATTTCGCCTCTGATGACCACGGGCTAAGGTTCTTTGATGGAACATGCCTTTATGAGCATGAAGACCCGAGAAAGGGATACCATCCTGACTGGTCAAGTCTGGTTTTTAATTATGGAAGAAATGAGGTAAGAAATTTTCTTACAGGAAGTGCACTTTTCTGGCTAGAAAAATACCATATCGATGGTCTGAGAATAGATGCTGTAGCATCCATGCTCTATCTTGATTATTCAAGAAAAGAAGGAGAATGGATTCCAAACATCTATGGTGGAAGAGAGAATCTTGAGGCGATATCCTTTCTTAAATATCTCAATGAAACGG encodes the following:
- the glgC gene encoding glucose-1-phosphate adenylyltransferase, with the translated sequence MPHPRVLAFVLAGGKGERLFPLTAFRSKPSVPFGGRYRIVDFVLSNLINSHIYSVYLLVQYKSQSLIEHIRRNWVMSPLVKEHFITVVPPQMRMGPEWFQGTADAVFQNLNLIQQLNPELVIVFGADHIYRMDIRQMIDFHLEKDAFVTVAARPVPIETASQFGVIVSDQEKRITGFQEKPKKPSPMPDNPKMAYVSMGNYIFNKDVLIESLIKAQNKKQHDFGAHIIPDLVETKKVFAYDFGTNIIPGTRDYEEKGYWRDVGTIAAYFNAHMDMLGEKPLFELNNRLWPIHPSSSEFPPAKILKADIMNSIIAEGTVVGKAKIINSVIRSGVVIEDDVTIEECIIMDDVVIKKGAALKRLIVDKLNTIEEGERIGFEPEKDRFRCHIDHSGIAVIPRGGRLVKS
- the glgB gene encoding 1,4-alpha-glucan branching protein GlgB — encoded protein: MQQKIMALIEGRLSDPFEVLGTHKKGEKIIIRTYLPHVKNVWLLIGKKKYRFKEIEKGLFELELEELKEKHYKLKTIDYNNLTEEFIDPYSFDKPILGDLDLHLINEGTHHRIYDKLGAHIMEIDGIRGTHFAVWAPNAERVSVIGDFNRWDSRIHMMRPLKSSGIWEIFIPGVKEDSLYKYEIRSKYHNNIIRIKSDPFAYYSELRPKTASIVVNLNSYKWNDDEWMERRKYSNPYESPISIYEVHAGSWMRVPEEGNRFLNYRELAHHLIPYVKEMGFTHIELMPITEHPFDGSWGYQTTGYYSATSRYGRPEDLMYFIDQCHQNGIGVILDWVPSHFASDDHGLRFFDGTCLYEHEDPRKGYHPDWSSLVFNYGRNEVRNFLTGSALFWLEKYHIDGLRIDAVASMLYLDYSRKEGEWIPNIYGGRENLEAISFLKYLNETVHHYFPGVLTIAEESTAWPMVSRPTYIGGLGFSMKWNMGWMHDTLEYFSKDPVFRKYHQGNLTFSMLYAFSENFILPLSHDEVVHGKGSLFGKMPGDDWQRFANLRLLYGYMFGHPGKKLLFMGSEFGQWREWDYNSSIDWHLLQYESHRGIQLLIKDLNSLLKKEPSLHELDFHWNGFEWIDFHDSEKSIIAFIRKAKNPDDFLVFVYNFTPVIRFNYTIGVPRSGYYREILNSDSAIYWGSNVGNRGGVHAERIPAHGRPYSISITLPPLAALVFKPQRD